From a region of the Triticum aestivum cultivar Chinese Spring chromosome 7D, IWGSC CS RefSeq v2.1, whole genome shotgun sequence genome:
- the LOC123167005 gene encoding chaperone protein dnaJ 8, chloroplastic, which produces MAVAGGGVALSLRGPSASASPAVGRLRRVSSSPAVRCGATRERMPAAAPYGALEEDHYRTLRLRPGASRGEVKKAFHRLALQYHPDVVRGGGGDGRQDDAIDFERINAAYQTVMRNMQEAEATLEYWRRRYGLADEDLDRYRRYLNDDDEDDWFSDF; this is translated from the coding sequence ATGGCTGTCGCCGGAGGAGGAGTGGCGCTGAGCCTGCGCGGCCCGTCGGCCTCGGCGTCGCCGGCGGTGGGGCGGCTGCGTAGggtgtcgtcgtcgccggcggtgAGGTGCGGGGCGACGCGGGAAAGGATGCCGGCGGCGGCCCCGTACGGGGCGCTGGAGGAGGACCACTACCGGACGCTGAGGCTGAGGCCGGGCGCCTCCAGGGGCGAGGTCAAGAAGGCCTTCCACCGCCTCGCGCTGCAGTACCACCCGGACGTCgtgcgcgggggcggcggggacgGACGCCAAGACGACGCCATCGACTTCGAGCGGATCAACGCGGCGTACCAGACGGTGATGCGCAACATGCAAGAGGCGGAGGCGACGCTCGAGTACTGGCGCCGCCGCTACGGCCTCGCCGACGAGGACCTCGACCGGTACCGCCGCTACCtcaacgacgacgacgaggacgactgGTTCTCCGACTTCTGA